From one Trifolium pratense cultivar HEN17-A07 linkage group LG1, ARS_RC_1.1, whole genome shotgun sequence genomic stretch:
- the LOC123886135 gene encoding elongation of fatty acids protein 3-like produces the protein MKFQIIESMKYWLIDHPTIVWFRWSPSQSWGSTWPFLVTAIATYITAALTLHVILNIFKRRRAVPLGPIPAIHYLIMSLISATIFTGILFSAAAELRDTRWLLRRTKTTPFEWFLCFPLGIRPSGRVFFWSYAFYLSRFLHLFRTFFVILRHRKLSFFRLFNNSILLLSSFLWLEFSQSFQVLGILFSTSVYCLVYGFRFWIEIGLPSKNFLFTVNCQMILLGCNLVCHVGVLWLHLLRGGCNGFGAWIFNSVLNAAILFLFLKSYVNVHCQKKKNSTASSTCDEGFKLRSQ, from the coding sequence ATGAAATTCCAGATTATAGAGAGCATGAAATATTGGCTAATAGACCATCCAACCATAGTTTGGTTCCGATGGAGTCCTAGCCAATCATGGGGCTCCACGTGGCCATTCCTTGTCACTGCCATCGCCACTTATATAACGGCTGCACTCACACTACACGTCATCCTTAACATCTTCAAACGCCGACGCGCTGTCCCACTAGGACCCATTCCCGCCATACACTACCTCATTATGTCACTAATCTCCGCCACAATTTTCACCGGCATACTATTCTCTGCGGCTGCAGAACTCCGTGACACACGGTGGCTACTCCGGCGAACTAAAACCACCCCTTTTGAATGGTTCCTCTGTTTCCCACTTGGTATTCGCCCCTCAGGTCGCGTTTTCTTTTGGTCTTACGCTTTCTACCTCTCTCGGTTTCTCCATTTATTTCGAACGTTCTTTGTCATTCTCCGTCACCGGAAACTCTCATTTTTCCGGCTGTTCAACAACTCCATTCTCTTGCTTAGTTCTTTTCTATGGCTTGAATTTTCACAGTCTTTTCAAGTTTTGGGGATTCTGTTTTCTACTTCGGTTTATTGTTTGGTTTATGGATTTAGATTTTGGATTGAAATTGGGTTACCAAGTAAGAATTTTTTGTTTACAGTGAATTGTCAAATGATTTTGTTGGGTTGTAATTTGGTTTGTCATGTTGGAGTTCTTTGGTTGCATTTGTTGAGAGGTGGGTGTAATGGATTTGGAGCTTGGATTTTCAATTCTGTGTTGAATGCTGctattctttttctctttttgaagtccTATGTCAATGTGCATTgccaaaagaagaagaatagcACCGCTAGTAGTACTTGTGAcgaaggttttaaattgcggtcacAATAA